A single window of Nocardia sp. NBC_01327 DNA harbors:
- the ctaD gene encoding aa3-type cytochrome oxidase subunit I, translating into MTAVEPQPVREVEAARPYPQRVGPKGSFIYKMVTTTDPKVLGVMYLVTAMSFFLIGGLMALLMRAELARPGMQFLSPEQFNQLFTMHGTIMLLFYATAIVFGFANIVLPLQIGAPDVAFPRLNAFSYWLYLFGGTMATAGFVTPGGAADFGWTAYTPLSDIVHSPGVGADLWILGLAVSGLGTILGGVNMLTTVVCLRCPGMTMFRMPIFTWNIAVTSVLVLLAFPLLTAALFGLAYDRHLGGHIYDPANGGALLYQHLFWYFGHPEVYIIALPFFGIVSEIFPVFSRKPIFGYTTLVYATLGIAALSIAVWAHHMYATGAVLLPYFSFMTFLIAVPTGVKFFNWIGTMWRGQLTFETPMLWSIGFLVTFLFGGLSGVILAAPPIDFHVSDTYFVVAHFHYVLFGTIVFATFAGIYFWFPKITGRMMDERLGKWHFWATFIGFHTTFLVQHWLGNEGMPRRYADYLPTDGFTTLNTISTIGAFILGSSMLPFIWNVFKSYRYGEVVTVDDPWGYGNSLEWATSCPPPRHNFYELPRIRSERPAFELHYPHMVERMRAEAHVGWGTKSHNVTELEKASH; encoded by the coding sequence GTGACTGCCGTAGAGCCACAGCCAGTCCGTGAAGTGGAAGCGGCTCGGCCATACCCGCAACGTGTGGGTCCGAAGGGTTCGTTTATCTACAAGATGGTCACCACGACGGACCCGAAGGTTCTCGGCGTCATGTACCTCGTGACCGCCATGTCCTTCTTCCTCATCGGTGGCCTCATGGCCCTGCTGATGCGCGCCGAGCTCGCCCGACCGGGCATGCAGTTCCTGTCGCCGGAACAGTTCAACCAGCTGTTCACCATGCACGGCACGATCATGCTGCTCTTCTACGCCACCGCGATCGTGTTCGGCTTCGCCAACATCGTGCTGCCGCTGCAGATCGGCGCGCCGGACGTGGCATTCCCGCGACTGAACGCCTTCAGCTACTGGCTGTACCTGTTCGGCGGAACCATGGCCACCGCGGGCTTCGTGACCCCCGGCGGCGCGGCCGACTTCGGCTGGACCGCGTACACCCCGCTGTCGGACATCGTCCACAGCCCGGGCGTCGGCGCCGACCTGTGGATCCTGGGCCTGGCCGTTTCCGGTCTGGGCACCATCCTCGGTGGCGTCAATATGCTCACCACCGTGGTCTGCCTGCGCTGCCCCGGTATGACCATGTTCCGCATGCCGATCTTCACCTGGAACATCGCCGTCACCAGTGTGCTTGTGCTGCTGGCCTTCCCGCTGCTCACCGCGGCGCTGTTCGGCCTGGCGTACGACCGTCACCTGGGTGGTCATATCTATGACCCGGCGAACGGCGGTGCGCTGCTCTACCAGCACTTGTTCTGGTACTTCGGTCATCCAGAGGTGTACATCATCGCCTTGCCGTTCTTCGGCATCGTCTCGGAGATCTTCCCGGTCTTCAGCCGCAAGCCGATCTTCGGTTACACCACGCTGGTCTACGCCACGCTCGGTATCGCCGCGCTGTCCATCGCCGTGTGGGCGCACCACATGTACGCCACCGGCGCCGTGCTGCTGCCGTACTTCTCCTTCATGACGTTCCTCATCGCGGTTCCGACCGGCGTGAAGTTCTTCAACTGGATCGGCACCATGTGGCGAGGTCAGCTGACCTTCGAAACGCCCATGCTGTGGTCCATCGGCTTCCTGGTGACGTTCCTCTTCGGTGGTCTGTCCGGTGTCATCCTGGCCGCCCCGCCGATCGACTTCCACGTCTCCGATACGTACTTCGTGGTCGCGCACTTCCACTACGTGCTCTTCGGCACCATCGTGTTCGCCACCTTCGCGGGCATCTACTTCTGGTTCCCGAAGATCACCGGCCGCATGATGGACGAGCGCCTGGGCAAGTGGCACTTCTGGGCCACCTTCATCGGCTTCCACACCACATTCCTCGTCCAGCACTGGCTGGGCAACGAAGGTATGCCGCGCCGGTACGCCGACTACCTGCCGACCGACGGCTTCACGACCCTGAACACCATCTCCACGATCGGTGCCTTCATCCTGGGTTCGTCGATGCTGCCGTTCATCTGGAACGTCTTCAAGTCCTACCGCTACGGCGAGGTCGTGACCGTGGACGATCCGTGGGGCTACGGCAACTCCCTCGAGTGGGCGACGTCCTGCCCGCCGCCGCGGCACAACTTCTACGAGCTGCCGCGCATCCGCTCCGAGCGTCCCGCGTTCGAGCTGCACTACCCGCACATGGTCGAGCGCATGCGCGCCGAGGCCCATGTCGGCTGGGGCACCAAGTCCCACAATGTGACCGAGCTGGAGAAGGCTTCCCACTAG
- a CDS encoding ABC transporter substrate-binding protein codes for MPVRESASTRNMFASTHTPARRLRTWGAVLAAAAVLPAGLLAGCSKGSDDAESAIVKTTTSIAGAGVVGLERDTRTACALPSSPDATSGTRTITHAAGTSDVPADAKRVVVLSTAALDGVCALGLWERVVGAATISGPTPQPAYLGTGVSAIPGVGAVGSPDTAKIADLKPDLIIGAASDGPEYDAMKAIAPTVLVGSDNGWQAQFSAIGEALDRKTAAAKALDDYRTAAHDAGNSQAANLSQASILRFDAKSIQVQGGNSFAGQVLGDAGVQRPQSQRGDSYDVPTLGTEADRNKLEGDIVYIMFDGADGQKYGESVMHSDNWKSLSVVGDNRDFVVEDTIWHGSGITAARALLDDMRKSLNGYVTG; via the coding sequence ATGCCGGTGCGCGAGTCCGCTTCCACCCGAAACATGTTCGCCTCCACCCACACCCCCGCGCGGCGTTTGCGCACCTGGGGCGCGGTTCTGGCCGCGGCGGCGGTGCTACCGGCGGGGTTGCTCGCAGGCTGCAGTAAAGGGTCGGACGACGCCGAGAGCGCGATCGTGAAGACCACCACCAGCATCGCGGGCGCGGGCGTGGTGGGACTGGAGCGCGATACCCGGACGGCGTGCGCGCTGCCGAGTTCCCCCGATGCGACCTCCGGAACCCGGACGATCACGCACGCCGCGGGCACCTCCGATGTTCCGGCCGATGCGAAGCGCGTGGTGGTGCTGTCCACCGCGGCGCTGGACGGGGTCTGCGCGCTGGGTCTGTGGGAGCGAGTGGTCGGCGCCGCAACGATTTCCGGCCCGACACCGCAGCCCGCCTACCTGGGCACGGGCGTCTCCGCCATTCCCGGTGTGGGCGCGGTCGGCAGCCCCGATACCGCGAAAATCGCTGACCTGAAGCCGGATCTGATTATCGGCGCGGCCTCGGACGGCCCCGAGTACGACGCCATGAAGGCCATCGCACCCACCGTGCTGGTCGGCTCCGACAATGGCTGGCAGGCGCAGTTCAGCGCGATCGGCGAGGCGCTCGATCGCAAGACCGCCGCCGCCAAGGCGCTCGACGACTACCGCACCGCGGCCCACGATGCCGGAAACTCGCAGGCGGCCAACCTTTCTCAGGCCTCCATCCTGCGCTTCGACGCGAAATCCATTCAGGTGCAAGGCGGTAACAGCTTCGCCGGGCAGGTGCTCGGCGATGCCGGCGTACAGCGTCCGCAGTCGCAGCGCGGTGATTCGTACGATGTGCCGACCCTGGGCACGGAGGCGGACCGCAACAAGCTCGAGGGCGACATCGTCTACATCATGTTCGACGGCGCCGACGGCCAGAAGTACGGCGAATCGGTAATGCACAGCGACAATTGGAAATCCCTGAGCGTCGTCGGCGACAACCGCGATTTCGTGGTCGAGGACACCATCTGGCACGGCTCCGGCATCACCGCCGCCCGCGCCCTCCTCGACGATATGCGCAAGTCCCTCAACGGATATGTGACGGGCTAG
- the serB gene encoding phosphoserine phosphatase SerB, with protein sequence MSTSAEGRSADTTVLVTVTGPDKPGVTSVLLAALSNNAVSLLDVEQVVIRGRLTLGVLVSCPTDPEALQDQLEDAMASVGMNVDVEIGADSVAGARLSTHAIVVLGSPVTARAFSVMSRKLAAQRVNIDSIRGIADYPVTGLELMVTVPDSEVDTETSLRTMLAVVAAKESVDIAVERAGLARRSKRLIVFDVDSTLIQGEVIEMLAAHAGVEDEVRAVTEAAMRGEIDFAESLRQRVATLAGLDASVIDEVAEQIELTPGARTTIRTLRRIGFRCGVVSGGFRQVIEPLAHELELDFVQANTLEVIDGKLTGRVVGEIVDRAAKAVALRRFAAETGVAMEQTVAVGDGANDIDMLNAAGLGIAFNAKPALREVADAALSHPFLDAVLFILGVTRAELEAADARDGGIRRVPLPR encoded by the coding sequence TTGAGTACAAGCGCGGAGGGGCGGAGCGCTGACACGACGGTTCTGGTCACGGTCACTGGACCCGACAAACCGGGCGTGACGTCGGTACTCCTCGCGGCACTGTCCAATAACGCCGTCAGTCTGCTGGATGTCGAGCAGGTCGTGATTCGCGGACGCCTCACGCTGGGCGTGCTGGTGTCGTGTCCCACCGATCCCGAAGCGCTGCAGGATCAGCTCGAGGACGCCATGGCCAGCGTCGGCATGAATGTGGATGTGGAGATCGGCGCGGATTCCGTCGCGGGCGCACGCCTGTCCACGCATGCGATCGTGGTGCTGGGCAGTCCGGTCACCGCGCGCGCCTTCAGCGTCATGTCGCGCAAGCTTGCCGCGCAGCGGGTCAATATCGACTCCATTCGCGGTATCGCCGATTATCCGGTGACCGGTCTGGAGCTCATGGTCACCGTGCCGGACTCGGAGGTGGACACCGAGACCTCGCTGCGCACCATGCTGGCCGTGGTGGCCGCCAAGGAGAGCGTGGATATCGCGGTCGAGCGCGCGGGTCTGGCGCGCCGATCCAAGCGGCTCATCGTATTCGACGTGGACTCCACCCTCATTCAGGGCGAGGTCATCGAAATGCTGGCCGCGCACGCCGGTGTCGAGGACGAGGTGCGCGCGGTCACCGAGGCCGCCATGCGCGGTGAGATCGACTTCGCGGAATCGCTGCGCCAGCGCGTGGCCACCCTCGCGGGTCTGGACGCCTCCGTCATCGACGAGGTCGCCGAGCAGATCGAGCTGACCCCGGGCGCCCGCACCACCATTCGCACCCTGCGCCGCATCGGTTTCCGCTGCGGTGTGGTGTCCGGCGGCTTCCGCCAGGTCATCGAACCCCTCGCGCACGAACTGGAATTGGATTTCGTGCAGGCCAACACCCTCGAGGTGATCGACGGCAAACTCACCGGCCGCGTGGTCGGGGAGATCGTGGACCGGGCCGCGAAAGCCGTTGCGCTGCGCCGCTTCGCCGCCGAGACCGGGGTCGCCATGGAGCAGACCGTCGCGGTCGGCGATGGCGCGAACGATATCGACATGCTCAATGCGGCGGGTCTGGGCATCGCGTTCAATGCCAAGCCCGCACTGCGCGAAGTCGCCGATGCCGCACTCT